Proteins encoded by one window of Geobacter sp. DSM 9736:
- a CDS encoding Fic family protein: protein MATTPVQRRLADALSALKILQDDGKTAIKSGDLTRMQRESLVKNGFLRPIVKGWYMPCRPGEETGDSTPWYAAMRDFIQGYCTERFGDQWHVSAEYSLFLHTGKTITPQQVVIHSPLGQNGLLKLPDNCSILDYKVKDFIPAGKIQVVERIRVLTLPVALIRVPEAFFTTYVQDAHIALHQLRDASDLNRELLEGGHSSVAGRLAGALRASGREELAADVLATMRAAGFVVNESNPFSIAPPALAFTRAQSPYVLRMRLMWQTMREIVLSSFPAEPGIPCDIEKFMDAVEENYKTDAYHSLSIEGYRVTPDLIQKVATGDWNPESNGSDAEMKNAMAAHGYWLAHNEVKTTIRSILTGANPGAAFRHDHASWYRNLFSPNVDAGFLKPADLAGYRTDKVFIRGATHVPPSQDAVRDMMPELCDLLEAEQSAAVRAVLGHFLFVYIHPYFDGNGRLGRFLMNAMLASGGYPWTVIRIEQRSDYMACLESASSRGEIKPFAEFVARSMKV from the coding sequence ATGGCAACAACTCCGGTACAACGCAGGCTTGCCGATGCTCTAAGTGCCCTGAAGATATTGCAGGATGACGGTAAAACCGCCATAAAGTCGGGTGACCTGACTCGAATGCAGCGGGAGAGTCTTGTTAAGAACGGCTTCCTGCGACCTATTGTCAAGGGGTGGTATATGCCCTGCCGGCCGGGCGAAGAGACCGGCGACAGCACGCCCTGGTATGCGGCGATGCGTGACTTCATCCAAGGCTATTGCACCGAGCGGTTTGGTGATCAATGGCACGTATCAGCAGAATACTCATTGTTTCTGCATACGGGAAAGACTATTACACCGCAGCAGGTTGTGATCCATTCGCCGCTTGGCCAGAACGGTCTGCTGAAGCTGCCTGACAATTGCTCGATCCTGGACTACAAGGTAAAGGATTTTATTCCTGCCGGGAAAATCCAGGTGGTGGAACGAATCCGCGTTCTAACACTGCCGGTGGCACTCATCCGGGTGCCGGAGGCATTTTTCACTACCTATGTCCAGGATGCCCATATCGCTCTTCATCAGTTGCGGGATGCGTCGGATCTCAACCGGGAACTCCTGGAAGGGGGCCATAGCAGTGTAGCCGGGCGTCTCGCCGGCGCGCTACGGGCATCGGGGCGAGAAGAATTGGCGGCTGATGTATTGGCGACCATGAGAGCAGCTGGATTTGTGGTCAACGAGTCGAATCCTTTCAGCATCGCACCGCCGGCCCTGGCATTCACCAGAGCGCAATCGCCCTATGTCCTGCGAATGCGTCTCATGTGGCAAACCATGCGAGAGATCGTCTTGAGCTCTTTCCCCGCTGAACCAGGCATCCCGTGCGACATAGAGAAGTTCATGGATGCAGTTGAAGAAAACTATAAAACCGATGCCTATCATTCCCTCTCCATTGAAGGGTATCGTGTCACTCCGGATCTTATTCAAAAGGTCGCCACCGGGGACTGGAATCCGGAAAGTAATGGCTCTGACGCGGAAATGAAAAATGCCATGGCGGCACACGGTTACTGGCTCGCTCATAACGAGGTCAAGACCACGATCAGAAGCATTCTGACCGGAGCAAATCCCGGCGCCGCTTTCCGCCATGACCACGCTTCATGGTATCGCAACCTTTTCTCACCAAATGTCGATGCCGGTTTCCTCAAGCCGGCGGACCTGGCCGGATACCGGACTGACAAGGTTTTTATCAGGGGTGCAACGCACGTTCCCCCTTCTCAGGATGCAGTCCGTGACATGATGCCGGAACTGTGCGACCTGTTGGAGGCTGAACAGAGCGCAGCCGTTCGCGCTGTTCTGGGACATTTTCTGTTTGTGTACATCCATCCGTATTTTGATGGCAATGGCAGATTGGGCCGGTTCCTGATGAATGCCATGCTGGCGTCCGGCGGTTACCCGTGGACGGTAATCCGGATTGAACAACGATCTGATTATATGGCATGCCTTGAATCGGCGAGTTCGCGGGGAGAAATAAAGCCTTTTGCGGAATTCGTCGCCAGATCGATGAAGGTTTAG
- a CDS encoding GIY-YIG nuclease family protein, producing MITDIDRRLRQHANGSGAKYFRGRHPLQVVYSENAHNRSSAAKRESQIKAMNRADKELLVSQHLLTLKT from the coding sequence ATGATCACGGATATTGATAGGCGCCTCCGGCAGCACGCAAATGGAAGTGGCGCCAAATATTTCCGGGGACGACATCCATTACAGGTTGTGTATTCCGAAAATGCCCACAACCGCTCTTCTGCAGCCAAAAGGGAATCACAGATCAAGGCCATGAATCGGGCAGACAAGGAACTTCTGGTGTCGCAGCACTTACTGACCTTGAAAACTTGA
- a CDS encoding type II toxin-antitoxin system HipA family toxin: MTAALSVRIDDAVVGRLWLDEKKRFCFQYDQDWLERSKIPLSLSLPLRTDPYLDDESHPFFANLLPEDKIRAVIVRNLGISLNNDFGLLERIGGDCAGAVSFYPETGELKHEPGRYRQLSADELAAIIRELPRRPLLAGEKGVRLCLAGAQKKLPVFYDDDHFHLGYGAFTSNYIIKPAIEDLDGSVENEAFCMALAGEIGLDVPRSFIHQHEDTRVFVVKRYDRITTVDGTKRLHQEDFCQALGVPPEFKYESEGGPSLAACFDLVRKTSVRSGKDVLSLLNWVIFNYLIGNSDAHGKNISLLLLPEGPMLAPFYDLLSTRIYAQYGLAEGLAMKIGGENDPGDIQKKHWELFAEEVGIKPRLVLTRVADLAQKIEVARLQLFKGAFAPYKCDALYRLMDFMGEQAEKTMHKLA; the protein is encoded by the coding sequence ATGACTGCAGCTCTCTCGGTGAGAATTGATGATGCAGTAGTCGGGCGGCTCTGGTTGGACGAGAAGAAGCGGTTCTGCTTCCAGTACGACCAGGACTGGCTGGAGCGTTCGAAAATCCCCCTGTCGCTCTCGCTGCCGCTCAGGACCGACCCCTATCTTGACGACGAGTCGCATCCCTTCTTCGCGAACCTCCTTCCTGAAGACAAAATCAGGGCAGTGATCGTCCGCAATCTCGGAATCTCGCTGAATAATGATTTCGGCCTGCTGGAGCGGATCGGTGGCGACTGCGCCGGTGCTGTTTCTTTTTATCCCGAGACCGGAGAACTGAAACACGAACCTGGTCGATATCGCCAGCTCTCGGCGGATGAGCTCGCCGCCATCATCAGAGAACTGCCGCGTCGACCGCTTCTTGCCGGCGAGAAGGGGGTACGGCTCTGCCTTGCCGGCGCGCAGAAGAAGCTGCCCGTCTTCTACGATGACGACCACTTCCATCTCGGATATGGCGCATTCACTTCCAACTACATTATCAAACCGGCAATCGAGGACCTTGACGGCTCGGTAGAGAACGAAGCATTCTGCATGGCGCTAGCGGGCGAGATCGGCCTGGATGTGCCGCGCTCGTTCATCCATCAGCATGAGGATACAAGGGTCTTTGTCGTCAAACGGTATGATCGCATTACAACCGTGGATGGCACAAAGAGGCTGCACCAGGAGGATTTCTGCCAGGCGCTCGGGGTTCCACCAGAGTTCAAATACGAATCCGAAGGGGGCCCATCACTGGCGGCATGCTTCGATCTGGTACGGAAGACAAGCGTCAGATCGGGAAAGGATGTGCTGTCACTGCTGAACTGGGTAATCTTCAACTACCTGATCGGCAACTCCGACGCCCACGGTAAGAACATTTCCCTGCTATTACTGCCTGAAGGGCCAATGCTGGCCCCTTTCTACGATCTCCTTTCCACCCGGATCTACGCCCAGTATGGCCTGGCAGAAGGGCTGGCCATGAAGATCGGCGGAGAGAACGATCCTGGCGACATCCAGAAGAAGCATTGGGAGCTGTTTGCCGAGGAGGTCGGCATCAAGCCGCGGCTGGTGCTGACCCGTGTCGCCGATCTCGCGCAGAAGATCGAGGTTGCCCGTCTGCAGCTCTTCAAGGGCGCCTTCGCACCCTACAAGTGTGATGCCCTCTACCGCTTGATGGATTTCATGGGGGAGCAGGCAGAGAAAACCATGCATAAGCTTGCATAG
- a CDS encoding helix-turn-helix domain-containing protein translates to MKIASAEDIGRIIKQKRKNDRLTLEEAAAVCGVSYAFMSALENGKETVRLNKVLQVIKCLGIELEAKPRTWATPGAES, encoded by the coding sequence ATGAAGATTGCCAGTGCGGAAGACATCGGGCGCATCATCAAACAGAAGCGGAAAAACGATCGCCTCACGTTGGAAGAGGCTGCTGCTGTTTGCGGAGTGAGCTATGCCTTTATGTCTGCCCTGGAGAACGGCAAGGAAACGGTTCGACTGAACAAGGTGCTCCAGGTAATCAAGTGCCTGGGTATCGAGTTGGAAGCGAAACCACGGACGTGGGCGACTCCGGGGGCCGAATCATGA
- a CDS encoding integration host factor subunit alpha, which yields MTKADIAERIQERLSCTKNDSIELVELALEALKEAIVKEGHVKISGFGNFVVRKKADRTGRNPQTGEAITISSRSVLTFKPSTILRSRVNGK from the coding sequence ATGACGAAAGCTGATATAGCGGAAAGAATTCAAGAAAGGCTGTCATGCACGAAGAACGATTCAATTGAACTAGTGGAACTTGCCTTGGAAGCGCTCAAAGAGGCGATAGTCAAGGAAGGGCATGTGAAGATCAGCGGCTTTGGGAACTTTGTGGTTCGGAAGAAGGCGGATCGGACCGGAAGGAACCCTCAGACCGGAGAAGCTATTACCATCTCATCGCGGAGTGTGTTGACCTTCAAGCCGAGCACGATATTGAGATCCCGCGTCAATGGAAAGTAA
- a CDS encoding aldo/keto reductase, producing MQKRLLGKSGLEVSALGFGCMGMSFGYGPPKDKLEMIAILRAAVERGITFFDTAEVYGPFTNEELVGEALAPFRNRLTIATKFGFDTSVDPRSTKGGGPVLNSRPEHIKEVAEASLKRLRTDVIDLFYQHRVDPDVPIEEVAGAVKDLIREGKVKHFGLSEAGIQTVRRAHAVQPVAAVQNEYSLWFRRPEEGLLQTLEELGIGLVPYSPLGKGFLTGKIDQATTFDSTDFRSTLPRFAPEALKANQALVDLLDRIATQKNATTAQIALAWLLAQKPWIVPIPGTTKLNRLDENIGAASIELTADDLATIEQAAAKITVHGNRYPEKIEELTGR from the coding sequence ATGCAAAAGCGATTATTGGGGAAAAGTGGTCTTGAGGTATCAGCACTCGGTTTCGGCTGTATGGGTATGAGTTTCGGATACGGACCCCCAAAGGATAAGCTAGAAATGATCGCCATACTCAGGGCCGCTGTCGAGCGTGGAATTACCTTTTTCGATACGGCAGAAGTCTACGGCCCTTTCACCAACGAAGAGCTTGTCGGAGAAGCGCTTGCGCCATTCCGCAACCGGTTGACTATAGCCACCAAGTTCGGTTTTGACACCAGTGTTGATCCCCGTTCGACTAAGGGAGGTGGGCCGGTACTGAACAGCCGACCGGAGCACATCAAGGAAGTGGCCGAAGCCTCGCTAAAGCGACTCAGGACAGATGTCATCGATCTCTTTTACCAGCACCGGGTCGATCCGGACGTGCCGATCGAAGAGGTGGCAGGAGCAGTAAAGGATTTAATCCGGGAGGGGAAGGTCAAGCACTTCGGCCTCTCGGAAGCAGGAATACAGACTGTTCGGCGTGCCCATGCTGTCCAGCCGGTGGCAGCGGTTCAGAATGAGTACTCGCTCTGGTTCAGACGCCCTGAAGAAGGACTGTTGCAGACCCTTGAAGAACTGGGGATCGGCCTCGTCCCCTACAGCCCTCTTGGCAAGGGATTCCTCACCGGCAAAATCGACCAGGCGACAACGTTCGACAGCACCGACTTCCGTAGCACCCTACCGCGCTTCGCACCGGAGGCATTAAAAGCGAACCAGGCTCTGGTCGATTTGCTCGACCGCATCGCAACACAGAAGAATGCAACAACTGCCCAGATTGCGCTGGCATGGCTCTTGGCCCAGAAGCCATGGATCGTGCCGATTCCGGGAACCACAAAGCTGAATCGCCTGGATGAAAACATCGGCGCTGCTTCAATAGAACTCACGGCTGACGATCTTGCCACTATCGAACAGGCCGCCGCAAAAATCACTGTACACGGAAACCGCTACCCCGAAAAAATTGAAGAGTTGACGGGACGATGA
- a CDS encoding AraC family transcriptional regulator, with translation METAIESLGKRVARWTEQIEPNETAIRGLALFRREQPTEPVSGMYEPSICLIAQGAKRVILGEDTYVYDAHHYLITSVHLPTVVQIIEASPGKPYLGLRLKLDQREISQLMADSSLPAPRTQQSGRGMATGEVNLPLLTAFHRLIDLLGEPQDIPILAPIIQREIIYRLLVGDQGARLRQIASAGSQSHQIARTIEWLKVNFMRPLRIEELAEQARMSTSTFHQHFRSMTALSPLQYQKQLRLQEARRLMLAERMDAANAAFQVGYESPSQFSREYNRMFGAPPLRDITSLRQLGAGERG, from the coding sequence ATGGAAACAGCGATAGAATCTTTGGGAAAGCGAGTTGCCCGATGGACCGAACAGATAGAGCCAAACGAAACGGCTATTCGCGGCTTGGCCCTTTTCCGACGTGAGCAACCAACGGAGCCGGTTAGCGGCATGTACGAACCGAGCATCTGTCTCATAGCACAGGGGGCGAAACGCGTAATCCTGGGGGAAGATACCTACGTATATGACGCGCACCACTACCTGATCACGTCCGTACATCTACCCACTGTCGTGCAGATAATCGAAGCGAGTCCGGGAAAGCCTTACCTGGGGCTCAGGCTGAAGCTCGATCAGCGCGAGATTTCACAACTCATGGCCGACAGCAGCCTTCCTGCACCGCGTACGCAGCAATCGGGCCGTGGTATGGCGACTGGGGAGGTCAACCTTCCGTTGCTTACTGCCTTTCATCGGCTGATCGATCTGCTTGGCGAGCCACAGGATATTCCGATCCTGGCGCCGATTATCCAGCGGGAGATTATCTACAGGCTGCTGGTAGGGGATCAGGGGGCGCGACTGCGCCAGATTGCATCGGCGGGTAGCCAGAGTCATCAGATAGCTCGGACAATCGAATGGCTGAAGGTGAATTTCATGCGGCCGTTGCGCATCGAAGAACTCGCAGAGCAGGCGCGCATGAGTACCTCGACCTTTCATCAACACTTCCGGTCAATGACGGCATTGAGCCCGTTACAGTACCAGAAACAGCTACGTTTGCAGGAGGCCAGGCGTCTCATGCTGGCGGAGCGGATGGATGCTGCAAACGCAGCATTTCAGGTTGGATATGAAAGTCCTTCGCAGTTCAGCCGCGAGTACAACCGCATGTTTGGAGCCCCACCTTTGCGGGATATTACAAGTTTGCGGCAACTGGGTGCCGGTGAGAGGGGATAG